The genomic DNA TCGGACATCACGCACGACAAAATAACCGGATTCTTCGGCCTGCAGCAGGGATGCGGAACACAGCCACACCCACCCGATCAACCAGAGCCAGGCACGGGGCCGGTGGCAGCGCCTCGCCAGACACCCTCCCGGATATTCTCCCGGACACCCCACCAAACCTCCTCCCGGACGCCCTCCTTGCATGCGCTCAGCAATCCTCAGGTCGTTTGACCAGACAAGCATAATAGAAGCCGTCCATGCCCAGCCCTTCGGCATCGGCAGCGCCCGGCAGTAGCTGGCGGCCGTGGCGGCAGGCCGCGCCCCAGGGCACATCCAGCCGACGCTCTTCGGCGTCCGCGTGATGCTCCAGGCACACGGCGATCTGCTCCTCGTTTTCCTGCCGCAGCAGGGAGCAGGTCGCGTACACCAGCATACCGCCGGGGGCGAGCAACGGCCACACAGCGGCCAGCAGGCGCGCCTGCGAGTGGGCCAGCGCGTCGATATCCGACGCGCGCCGCAGCGACTTGATGTCGGGGTGCCGGCGGATCACGCCGGTGGCGGAGCAGGGCGCATCCAGCAGAATACGATCGAACGGCCGGCCGTCCCACCACGCCTGCGGCGTACCCGCATCACCGACGATGACAGTCGCATCCAGCTGCAGGCGCGCGAGATTCTCATGGATGCGTTGGGCGCGCCGGGCGTCGCTGTCGACGGCCACCAGCTCGGCGAGCCGCGGCTGCAGCTCCAGGATGTGCGCGGTCTTACCCCCGGGTGCGGCACAGGCATCCAGCACACGCATGCCCGGACCGGCATCCAGCAGCGTGGCCGCCAACTGCGCCGCGCCATCCTGCACGGACACCTGACCCTCCTGGAACCCCGGCAGGTGTTCGACGCCCACCGACGTCGTGAGGACCAACCCCTGGGGTGCGAGCTGGAGCACGGTATGGGCCAGGCCCGCAGCCTCCAGACGGTGTCGATAGGCCTCCCGGTCGAGGCGTCGAGTATTGACGCGCACTGCCAGGGGCGGGCGCTCGTTGTTGGCCGTCAGGACGCGCTCCCAGTCGTCCGGCCAGTCACGACGTATGTGCTCGATCAGCCAGCGTGGATGCGCCCAACGGCCCGCGTCGTTCGCGTCGGCGCGGGCATCGACTTCCGCGCGCCGTCGCTGGTAGCCCCGCAGCACGGCATTGGCGAGCGGGACGGCCCAGCGCTTGCCGGTGGCGCGCACCGCTTCGACGGTCGTATGGACCGCGGCGTGGGGCGCAACCGCCGTATACCCGAGCTGATAAAGACCGATGAGCAGCAGGGCACCGA from Gammaproteobacteria bacterium includes the following:
- the rsmB gene encoding 16S rRNA (cytosine(967)-C(5))-methyltransferase RsmB encodes the protein MTAPARLRTLAGEAVDQVIGAHRSLSLVLPEVLTRCQPADRGLVQELVYGTLRWRFRLEVLLAQLLRQPLKAKDRDIGALLLIGLYQLGYTAVAPHAAVHTTVEAVRATGKRWAVPLANAVLRGYQRRRAEVDARADANDAGRWAHPRWLIEHIRRDWPDDWERVLTANNERPPLAVRVNTRRLDREAYRHRLEAAGLAHTVLQLAPQGLVLTTSVGVEHLPGFQEGQVSVQDGAAQLAATLLDAGPGMRVLDACAAPGGKTAHILELQPRLAELVAVDSDARRAQRIHENLARLQLDATVIVGDAGTPQAWWDGRPFDRILLDAPCSATGVIRRHPDIKSLRRASDIDALAHSQARLLAAVWPLLAPGGMLVYATCSLLRQENEEQIAVCLEHHADAEERRLDVPWGAACRHGRQLLPGAADAEGLGMDGFYYACLVKRPEDC